The Cytobacillus oceanisediminis genomic interval GTATGAGCAGACTTGAGGAAAAATGGAATGAGCTTGCAGATATTAAGGATGAGCTCGCAGAAAGGGACTGGTTTATGGGAACGAGCGGAAATCTGGCCATTAAGGTCAGCGGACGTCCCCTTCAATTCCTCGTAACAGCAAGCGGAAAGGATAAAAGGAAACGCACTGATGAAGACTTTCTCCTTGTTGATGAATTCGGACACCCGGCAGGGGAAACACAACTAAAGCCATCCGCTGAAACACTTCTGCATACTGAGATATATAGAAGAACAAAAGCTGAATGCAGTCTTCATGTACATACAGTAGATAATAATGTCATCTCAGAAATTTATGGTGATCAGGAGGCAGTAACATTTAAAGGGCAAGAGCTGATTAAAGCATTTGATAAATGGGAGGAAGATGCTGTTCTTGAGATTCCGATTATTCCGAATCATGCACATATTCCCACGCTGGCTAAGTGTTTTTCTTCCCATATACATGAAGATGCAGGTGCTGTTTTAATAAGAAATCATGGAATTACGGTATGGGGCAAAACCTCCTTTGAGGCTAAAAAGATCCTTGAGGCTTCAGAGTTTCTGTTCCGCTATCAGCTAAGGCTTCTGGAATATAAGCGCAATCAGCTATTTAAAGTAGTCTAATATATTAGCTGCTGTTATTAAACAATGCGGGAGAAAGATTTTAATAGAAAGGAATGATTAGTTTGGCATATATCGTACT includes:
- a CDS encoding methylthioribulose 1-phosphate dehydratase, whose amino-acid sequence is MSRLEEKWNELADIKDELAERDWFMGTSGNLAIKVSGRPLQFLVTASGKDKRKRTDEDFLLVDEFGHPAGETQLKPSAETLLHTEIYRRTKAECSLHVHTVDNNVISEIYGDQEAVTFKGQELIKAFDKWEEDAVLEIPIIPNHAHIPTLAKCFSSHIHEDAGAVLIRNHGITVWGKTSFEAKKILEASEFLFRYQLRLLEYKRNQLFKVV